In Chitinivibrionales bacterium, the genomic window TGCTTCGCTCACAATGACAAACCGCGCCTTTGAATCCCATAGCGAGCGACTATAAGTATGTTTTCCCTCCATAGGAATGGAAAGCTTCCCCGCAGCTCGCTGCGAGGTTTTTCAATTTTTGGAGGTTCCCTCAAATAAATTCGGAGGATAATTGCTTGAGGATAAAATATATCCTTTTAGCGGCAAAGTAACGGCCTGGGTTCGTCATTCTGTTCATGATCCCCATTGCGCCGTTGCTTAATAAGTTGACACGTTCCCCACGTGCGCCGTATTTTATCATCCATGACAAATAACCAATCCATCCCTGCCGGCACACAGACCAACGTCCTGCGGAAATGGCATTCCCTTGCCGCTGCATTTAGAATCGCCCTTTATTCGACCGCCGTCCTTGTTGCGGCGGTTCTGTTCCTGTATTCGTCCGTCCGGGGCAGCGAGGAAATCATCGACATATCGGTCAAGGGCATCAGCGACAACCACAAGGACGGCGCGCAAAAGGACCGCATGGAGGCCATCCTCGACGCCAAGCGCCAGGCCTGCGAAAAAGCCGGCATCACCATTTCCGCGAAAACAACGGTCGAGAACTTCAAATTGGTCTATGACTACGTTGAATCGCAGGCAAAGGCGGTGCTGCTGCCCGGGTTCCAGGTGATCGACGTGGGATACATGGAAGACGGCACGTATGCGGTCGTGCTCATCGGGAAGATCAAAAAAAGCGACGCACCCACGGGCGACCGGGCGCAATTCACCTTTCTGATCTGGCTCACCGACAACGGGAAGGACTTCCCCGACAAAGCCGCGGCAGTTGACAAGCTGTACCAGTGGTTCACCTCCTTCAAATGCGAAAGCAAATTCGGCGAGGTTCCCCTTGATAAAATGGAAACGGAGCTCACCGCCGTCGCGCGGAACGACTCCCTGTATTACGGCGGCCGGCGCTTTTACGCGTTCACCTACACCTGCCCGCCCGCCGACTATGTTTATACCCAGCGCACGCCCATGACCAACGGCAAGACCGAAGTCGCCGATTTCAAGATACGCCTGCGTCCCGGCAAACGGTATATCATGGACATCGCGCACAGCAATGCGGTGTATTTCGACGAACCGCAGGCCTATGAGGGCACGTTCAAGCACCCGAGGGAAAAACTTGCCTTTCCCGACGATTTCAAGCCGCTGTTTACAACGGATAAAAAATGACCCGCCGCGTTCACGACGCGCCATGGCTCCAGGTGCGCGATACGGAAATCTTTTCTGACTTTTGCGCCAGAACGGGGATACGCCCCGGCCGGCAGCGCGACCTGCTCATACCGCAGGTCGCCGCCGCGTTTAAAAATCTGCCGTTCGAGAACCTGACGAAAATTCTCAAGGCCGACACGGTGATCAGCGCGTCCTCGGCCATGCGCTACCCGGACGAACTGCTCGGTGATTTTTTGAAATGGGGAACCGGCGGCACATGCTTTTCCCTCACCGCAAGCGTTGTTGCCATGTTCGATCGCCTCGGCATCGAAGCGTACCCGGTGCTGGCCGACCGGCATTACGGTCCCGACACCCATTGCGGACTCGTCATCGTGCAGCCGGGCGGCGTACTGCTGCTCGATCCGGGATACCTGCTGTTTGCACCGGTCAATGTGCCTGTTGAGAAGCCGGCGTTTATCGAAACAGGGTTCAACACCGTGGAACTGCGGCCGGCAAACGGCGGCCGGCTCGAGCTTTACACGAGCGTCAAGGGAAACCGCAAGCTGCGGCTTACGTTCAAACTGGGGCCGGTGAGCGACAGTGCATTCGGCAAGGCGTGGGAGCAGTCGTTTGCATTCGAGATGATGAGCTATCCGGTGCTGACGCGCACCGTGAACGGCCGCCACCGGTATCTGCAGGGCAATGTGCTCGCGGAGCGCGATTCCCAGGGAACCAAGCGCCTCATCCTCACGCAGGAAAAACAAATTGAATTTTTCTCCGCCATCGGCGGAATGGACAAAAACATCGTCACCCGCGCACTGGAGATCGTGAAGTATGGCCTCGACTCAAAAGCCGCCGTTCGTTAAATATTTCATTGCGGTGCTGTTGAAGGACCCTGCCGTCCTGGAAAAGGTGCGACCGCTGTTCGTTGAAGAATGGGGTGCGATTGATTTTGAAGGAGCCGATCATGCGTTTGATGTCACCGATTATTACGAGCCGGAAATGGGAGCGCCGCTGTACCGCCGGCTGCTCGCGTTTGAAAAACTGGCAGAGCCCGGTTTGCTGGCTGACATGAAACTCGAATGCAATAAAATTGAGAACCAACTGGCCGTTGGCGGCAAAAGAACGGTCAATTGCGACGCAGGGTACCTTGACCACAACAAAGTGGTGCTCGCATCCGCAAAGGAAGCCGGCCAGAAGATTTACCTCGATAAGGGAATTTACGCCGATCTTGCGGGAAGGTACAAGGCGGGGAAGTACCAGCCGTTTGAATGGTCGTTCCCGGATTTCAAGGATGGGAGGTATGACCGGGACCTTATTGAAATTCGAAATAAATATTTGGATCAAGTCAAGAAATGCAAGAAGGAAACAGCATGAAAGAGTGGCATGGTAAATAATCAGAACATTATAATCTGTCAACTAATCGATTTCGGGTCAGTTACCTACCAATTGTCATGATTCTCAAGCAATATTTCCTTTGAATCATCCAAATATTTTTTACTGTTCAGGCTCCGGCCCTTAAACAGCACCTCGCGGGCGATAATCCATATCTGGCCCAAAAGCAGCGATACTTCTTCCGTCAGCGGTAGGTTCGACAGCAGCGGGAAACCTGTACCCGATAGCTCGGCATCGAGAAAAAATGACGCCGGCTTCACGCTGATGCCGTTCGACGCCTGCCATTGGGAATCTGAAAGGTTGACATACAGCGTCGCGCCTTCGAATTTTTGACGGACAAGGTTCCTGCCGGTCAAAGCAAAACACCGCCGTCCACGGAGAGCGATTGCGCCGTCGGAAACGATCCTCACGATCGAGTTTGCCGGCAAATTGGCTATAGTTGCCGTGTCATGATAAGTCTCTATTGCGCAAAGGTCGGAAGTCAAATGCACCGGTCGGTCAAACACCACCTGTAGGGAATCAACCGGCGTAGTATTCGTGTTGACAATCCAAAAACGATTTCTCTCATGCAGAATAAAGACTCCTTGGATCAAACGAAGCCGTTTCATCGTGTTCGAAACGGTGTCTATGCGCAGGGCATTATTTGACAATAGCGACTCGACCGCGTCCGTGAAACTCCTTTTGAGGCTGCCTCCATTCGGGCCGGCATACCGGTGGAGGTACTGATACAGGACCGTGAGGCCGTTTTCCCTGATGAGCCGTTCCTGCTCTTCTTTTCCGGCGCAATCGGCAAGCGACCGTTTCGTGGCCGAAAACCATCCATTGACAAGCGGGCGTTGCCTGCAGTGGTACGGCATCGAGGGATTCTTTTTCAGCGTGTTTATCCGCCTTGTCCGGTACAGGCGGATCTGGTTTACGGCGATGCGGCACATATCGCCCCAGAAATACGGGCTTGTTCGGGTCTCGCCGCTGCATTCGAATCCCGAGAATGCCTTAAGAAGTTGATGAAACGGAAACAGGGAGGTTATTTTTTCATTCCAGTAAATGTTTTCGGCGTTCTTGGAATGGCAGATGAACGTGTCGGAAGGCCCTAATTCCCTTTGAAGAAACTCAAGGGCTTTTCTTGTGGATTCTCTAAGATTGTTTCCGGCCGACGCGCCGTGCAGGCACAGCTCGTAGCCCATGGCGCGCAGCTTCTTGCAGTAATCAAGATAGCGGGCATCCTGCAGGGTGACGCCCCGCAGCGTCGAAGCGGGAGCGGGAGGGATGCCGCAGTTGTCGGAGGGCTCAAACGGCCAGACCGTTTTTGTGGTCAGGAAATGCCGTGACGAGAGAAAGTCATACACCGCTGTTATCTGTTCGAAGGTGGCGGCATCGGTGTCATCGGTGACGCAGAACCCCGCCTTGTAGGGGTGGGGAGGCCAGATGACTTTCCCGTTTGTCATTTTTTGACGCCCTTGATCATGATGATCCCGGCAAAATCGGCGGCAAAGGGAACCTTCTCAAGGACGGTTTCCGCCGCTTTGAGGAGTGGCAGCAATGACGAGGGAAACCTTTTTGAAATGAACAGGAACTTCTTGATTCTCCTTACGCCGAATCCGGCATCCAGGAACAACCTTTGCGCTTCGACGGTGGAAAAAAGATGGTCGAAAATATGCCTGTTGATCCCCGCCGCCCGCTTGATAAAGATATGCCACGGTGAAAGCCTGTTGGGGAAATCGATGACGGCAATACCGCCGGGCTTCAGTTTTTTATGAATGGCTTTCAGCGCCTCGTGCGGGCGCGGACAAAACCGTATGGTGGAGAATGAGAATACGACATCGAACGCGTCGTCGGGAAGGCGGGACAGTGTTTCGGCATCATCGGCAATAAAAGTGACATTGGCGATGCCGTAATGCTTGAGCCGCTTTTCCGCGATTTTTATGCTTTCGGGGGAAATGTCCACCGCGGTCAGCGAATCGAATTTCTTCGAAAGCAGGGCGGTCATGTGGCCGAAGCTGCATCCGATTTCCAGGGCCCTTGACGCGCGGGAAACATCGGTGCCGCACAGCCTGAGCGCCTCCGCCACCTTGCGGTCTATGAAATAGTGCGCGGCGGGCGATTCCGGGACGCGTTCGGTGCCGCCCTGTTGCAGCC contains:
- a CDS encoding DUF4416 family protein, with the protein product MASTQKPPFVKYFIAVLLKDPAVLEKVRPLFVEEWGAIDFEGADHAFDVTDYYEPEMGAPLYRRLLAFEKLAEPGLLADMKLECNKIENQLAVGGKRTVNCDAGYLDHNKVVLASAKEAGQKIYLDKGIYADLAGRYKAGKYQPFEWSFPDFKDGRYDRDLIEIRNKYLDQVKKCKKETA
- a CDS encoding methyltransferase domain-containing protein, with the protein product MNEPAENIKQKIIAKYDREAINKDTREWLQQGGTERVPESPAAHYFIDRKVAEALRLCGTDVSRASRALEIGCSFGHMTALLSKKFDSLTAVDISPESIKIAEKRLKHYGIANVTFIADDAETLSRLPDDAFDVVFSFSTIRFCPRPHEALKAIHKKLKPGGIAVIDFPNRLSPWHIFIKRAAGINRHIFDHLFSTVEAQRLFLDAGFGVRRIKKFLFISKRFPSSLLPLLKAAETVLEKVPFAADFAGIIMIKGVKK